ATATGCTTACCTACATTACGCTATCGGTAAGGCTATTTCTACAAAAGATACAATCGGAGAACCAGTCGTTCTTTAGGATAACAAACAGGCAGCTGGCCAACAAAAGGAGTGAGATGATCCATTTCGCCGTAATCACGCTGACCTATATCGTCACAAAGCTTACTTTTGGCATGGGTACCGAGACTGGGGTATACATGTTTAGCTACTGCACTATCCTAATGACGATAATGACCTTCCGAATTATTAACGACTCCAGCTACTTCGACCAACAGCACTCTATCATTGAGCTCCCCTTCTCGAAATACCAGAAGTCGTCGCTATCCGACGATAAAAAGGAGCAGATCCTTGGTAAGATCAAAGAAGAGATGGAAGGCAACCTGTACTTTACCAACAACCTTGCCTCGCTCTCCGGCTTAGCGAAGCAGATCAACGAGTCCAACCACCACGTATCGCAGGTTATCAACGAGCAGCTCAACAAAAGTTTCTTCGAGCTGCTGGCAACCTACCGAATTGAGCATGCAACAATGCTGATGAGGGGAAATGATGGAGCCAAGCAAACCATCGAGGAGCTGGCGGAGCAGGTTGGGTACAACTCGAAATCATCCTTCAACACCGCATTTAAGAAGCACATGCAGCTAACGCCCTCGGAATACCGAAAGCAGCTGTAAATTTTCGTTACTGCGTCACCTAGGGTATCACGACACACGACACACGTGTCACGAAATGAACAAAGGAGGTTCTTTGCACCACTAATAATGGCTAGCATAAACCTCGTAATACATGATTCGTGCGTCCTGATACCCATGCAGGGGAACAGTGTTTCAAATATACAGGTAACTGTGCTCCTACACCTTACCATCCACACAACGTTTAATCCGATAGGCACGAACATCGTACCTATCGGTTCGTTCTGCATCAAAACAGCATCGGAGCTACGTTTGGGCAAAAAACAGACACGATGCGATTAAAGCAACTTTCAAGAATCATCCTTCTTGTAGGACCACTAGCCCTCGACAGCGCGCATGCTGCATCAAACAAGGGAACCATTACAGGAAAGATTATCGACAAGATGAGCAGGCAGCCCATCCCCTACGTGGCCGTATCGCTGGGCCAGCTCCCTGACACCATCATCAAGAAATCGGCTCAGACTGACGAGCAGGGGAATTACTCCTTCAGCCAGGTCGATGATGGACGCTACGTCATCACGGCCTACATGGTAGGGTACGGACGAAAGCACTCCAAGCCGGTGGGCTGCAGGCAAAATACGGTAATAGCCGAAGAACTGGTGCTGGAAAACACCATCATCAAGGAAGTAGTAGTAAAAGGCAAGCGCCCCGCTATTGAGCAAAAGGCAGACAGAACCGTGCTAAATGTCGAGAACAGCGCAAGCGCCTCGGCCGAAAACGCCTACGAGGTACTCAGTAAGGCACCTGGAGTAACCATCGACAAGGAAGAGAGCATCTCCATAAAGGGGAGAGAGGGGGTGATGGTAACCATCAACGACAAGCCCACCTACCTATCAGGGTCCGATCTCATCAGCTACCTTAAGATGATTCATGCAACCGAAATCGACAAGGTAGAAATAATATCCACCCCACCTGCCCGCTACGAAGCGGCTGGGAATACGGGCATCATCAACATAAAGCTGAAGAAGAACAACAAGGTTGGGATAAACGGAGCCATCGGCACCACAATAAGCATCACCAATAAGCTAACAGCAGGAACAGGCTTCTCGCTAAACATGCGTAGGGGAAAGGTAAACACCTTCGGCTCCTTTAATTTTGGGAATCGCGATGGACGAAACTCCTCATATACCGATCGAATACTAGCTACGGATACCGCCCGCATAGCTCTAAACTCGAAAGCCAACTCTACCGGAGAGGAGTGCGGCTACCGCACAGGCGTAGATTACGAGCTGAGCAACCGGCACACCTTGGGGATACTTGTTCTAGGCTCGAAGAATAATGACAGGAACTTGGTGAGAACGCACAACGATTTGTTTTTAAAGAACGGCGATATCGCAAAGTACCTAAATACGAACAACAACGAAACAACTCACCAAAGAAGCAACATGCTGAACGCAAACTACAGAATGAGCATCGACACCAACGGACGTGCCCTAAATGTTGACGTTGACTATGTGGAATACAAAAAGGATGCTGGTCAAGATTCCAAGACCGCCTACTTTAAGCCTAGCGGCGAAAACTTCGGACCCGACCAGCACCTTAAGAATCAAACCCCATCGAGAATCTATATCAAATCGTTCCGAATCGACTATACCCATCCTTTTTCGAAGACGATGCTCCTCGAAGCAGGCATTAAGGGCAGCTCGGTAAGCAGCGATAATAACATGAGGTACGACAAGTATAGCAATAGCTCGAACTCGTGGGAGGTCGATAACGGACGTTCGAACCACTTTAAGTACTACGAAGATATTCTTGCCGCATACACCTCGCTAGCCTACGAGAGAAACGGATGGAGCCTAAAGGGAGGGTTACGTGCAGAGGAAACATGGAGTAAGGGCAACTCGGTTAGCATCAGACAAACCACCCGAAGAAGCTACCTAAACCTTTTCCCTACACTTTTTGTGCAAAGATCCATAAATACGTCCAATTCGCTAGGCATTAGCTACAACAGGCGAATCGACAGGCCTAGCTACCATAAGCTGAATCCGTTCGAATTTAGGGTCGACGAATACACCTACCAGGAAGGAAATCCCTACCTAAATCCGCAGTACACGGATAACATCGAGGTTAACCATGCGTGGAAAAACATGGTCTTCACCAGCCTCCGGTACAGCCACACCAAGGATGTGCAGGTAGATGTTCCCGAAGAGATGGCCGTAAAGGAGTCGGTAGATAATAACAGTCAAACGATAAAAGCCATAAAGGCTGTAGCGCGCAACCTGCACAGCTTAAGCTGCTTTATGCTTAGCGTAAGCGCTAACCTGAACCCAACCCCATGGTTCGTAACCTACAACAACTTTACGGCTTTGAACAACGAGTACCGCAGAGGTGATCAAGAGTCAAGGAATAGCAAGCTAACGTATGCCTTCGCCTCATACAACAGCTTCATTCTTCCCCATCAGTTCATTTTCCAGATTTCACTAAGATACAACAGCGCCGTAGCGTACGGGCTCGCTGATATCGACGCCAAGCATTGGATAGACCTTAGCTTAAAGAAAGACTTTCTCAAGAACAAGCTAACGGCCAGATTTTCCATCGACGATGTTTTGTATAGTCAGATTGATAAAGCATATATTAAATACGACGGCATGAACCTGTACAACAAAGCAATTGGAAACACCCAAATCATTCGGTTATCGCTTACCTACCGTTTCGTAGGCAATGATGGGAAACAGGAACGACAGCGCAGCACCAGCTCAGAGGAGGAGATGAGCAGGACTGGGAAGTAGCCCTCTCCATAATCGAGCAAGCTCCGCCCAAGCATAGCCGAACGACTCCCTAGCGCAAAGGAGCAGCACTCCCATGTCAGGAAATAATTTCTTCCCGTAAGCCCTCTTCCCAATGTAAGGAAGAGGCTTCCCCGCTTCAGGAAATGATTTCCGAACGTTGGAAAATGGCTCCCCCGCTTCGGGAAACGGCTTCCGAACGTTGGAAAATGACTTCCTGACGCTGGAAAATGACTTCCTGATGTTGGAAAATGATTTCCTGACGCTGGGAAACGACTTCCAGATGTTGGGAAATGATTTCCGAATGCGAGGAAATGGCTTCCTGACGTTGGGAAACGATTTCCGAACGTTGGAAAATGACTTCCTGACGTTGGGAAATGATTTCCGAACGCTAGGAAATGGCTCCCCCGCTTCGGGAAATGATTTCCGAACGCGGGGAATAAGCATCCCCAGCTGCCTAGGCCATACCTTTCAGGCCTCAGCCAAAATGCTATTTACTGCAGGCGTAGGCCAATTTAAAATAACACAAGACATACAGCGAAAGATATAATCTGCCATAACCGAAAGTCAAAATCCCCCAGACTGGGGAGAAATAAAACCGCCACCTCCCCAAAACTAGGAGAGGTGGCGGATTTGCTTATGGTAGGAAAAAAAATCTAGTCGACGTTGTCGTAGAGGTACGAGTTGTCGGGGCGGATAAGCAGGCTGCTCTCCTCCGAGATGGTGAAGCGGGAGAGCTGGTCGTTCTCGCGCATGGTCGACTCGGGGTTCTGGCGGCGGCGCTCGTAGGCTGGGCGCTTCTCCATCTCCTCGATCCTGCGGTCGGTCAGCTCGTACTTGTTGGCCCCCTGCGCGGGGCGAGCCCCCTGGCTGCTCAGCGGGCGCTGAATGGTGCGCACGGTAAAGCCCCCGTCGGCCTCCACCAGCTCGTCCTGATCCACGTAAGCTTCCGACTCCTGCACAATTTCCTCGTCGTCCAAGCTTAGCACCACGTACTCGGGCTTCTCCTCGCTTGGGGTATTATCGGGCAGCGGCACCTTGGTTACCTGCGGAGGGGTCATGCTCTGCAGCTCGGGGATAACCGACGACGAGAAACCGGTAGCAATAATGGTGATGGTGATCTCATCCGAAAGGGATGGGTCGATACCGTTACCCCAGATGACATCGGCACCGTTGCCGGCCGAATTCTGGATGTAGTCGCCAATAAGGCCCAGCTCGTCCATGGTAATCTCGCTCTGGCCCGAGCGAATGTTGTAGAGGATATTCTTTGCCCCCTGGATGTTGCAGTTGTTGAGCAGCGGCGAGTTCAGCGCCATCTCCACGGCTATTTTTGCCCTATCGGGGCCGCTTGCCCTACCCGAGCCCATCAGCGCCACGCCGCTACCGCGCATCACGGTTTCCACATCGGCAAAGTCAACGTTGATGGAGCCATGCACGGTAATAATTTCGGCAATGCCCTTGGCGGCAATGGCCAGCACGTCGTCGGCCTTGGCAAACGACTCGGAGAGCTGGAGGTTGCCGTATATCTCGCGGATGCGCTCGTTGTTGATCACCAGCAGCGAGTCCACGTAGGTCTGCATCTTCTGAATCCCCTCTAGGGCGTTGTTGAAGCGCTTGGGCCCCTCGAAGCGGAAAGGAAGCGTTACAATGCCCACGGTAAGGATGCCCAGGTCCTGAGCCGCCTTGGCAATTACGGGAGCGGCACCGGTGCCGGTTCCGCCGCCCATCCCTGCGGTGATGAACACCATCTTGGTATCCTCGCTAAGCACCTCCACGATGGTATCGAGCGCCTCGTTGGCCGCCTCCATGCCCACCTCGGGCTTATTGCCGGCGCCACGTCCCTGGGTAAGCGAGTCGCCCAGCTGTATCTTTATGGGGATAGGGCTCTTGGCGAGCGCCTGCGAATCGGTATTTCCTATTACGAACTCAACATCCTTGATGCCGAGCTTGTGCATGTGGTTCACGGCATTGCCGCCACCGCCACCAACCCCGAAAACCTTAATAATGGAAGGCTCTCCTGTTGGCAAATCGAAGTTCATTAAATCGTCGTTAAGCATCGCTTTCCTGTTTTAAGATTTTTGGTCAAACGATATATCATCATCGCTAAAGAGGTCGCCGATGTTCTGCTTGATCTTCCTAATGAAGGAGCTTTCCTTAATCGACTTCGTCTTCATGGGTTTTACGGTTTTTGGGGTAAGCTCGTCGAGCGTTGGCTCAAGATGCTCTTCGGGAGCAGGCTCCTCGACCACCTTTGCCTTGGCCTTCTCCTCATCTTCCTCCCTCTTTATCATATCCTCGAAACCCAGCAGCATCAAACCGATACCGGTGGCGTGCATAGGGCTGTTCATCTCGTTGTCGGTATTGGCCACCGTGTTGATGTTCGGCTGACCAATGCGCACGTCGTAGCCGGTGTGGAGCGTAAAGAGCTGGCTAAGGTCCTTAAGCTGCGATCCACCGCCGGTAACCACAATGCCCGCATTCAGCATTTCGCCGTAACCCGAGTTGGCAATCTGGTAGGACAAGTGGTCGATGATCTCCTCCATGCGGCACTGGATGATGTGGGCCAAGCTGCTAAACCGAATCTCCTTAGGCTCGCGCCCCGAGATTCCCGGAATGGTCACAATCTTATCCGATGGAGCCGCATCGCCAATTGCCGAACCGAACTGCACCTTCAGCTGCTCAGCCTGACGCTGCAGAATGCTGCACCCCTTCTTGATGTCCTCGGTAACCACGTTACCCCCAAAAGGGATAACGGCGGTGTGGCGCACAATACCTTCGTGGAAAATAGCCAAGTCGGTAGTACCACCACCTATATCTACAAGAGCAACGCCAGCCTCCATCTCATCCTCGGTAAGCACCGCACGAGCCGAAGCCAGCGGCTCCAGCATCAGCTCCTTTACCGAAAGGCCGGCACGCTCTATACATTTCTCAATATTCTTCATGGCGGCCACCTGCCCCACCACAATGTGGAAGTTACCCTCAAGGCGGCGCCCCGATATCCCCACAGGGTTCTTGATGCCCACCTCGTTGTCCACCATAAAGCTTTGTGGAAGCACGTGCAGAATTCTATCGCCGGGCTCTAGCGGAATCTTGTACATATCGTCGATCAAGCGCCTAACGTCCTCCTTCGACACCTCAGCATCGTAAGACTCTAGGTTAATGAGCCCACGATTCTTGATCCCCTTTATATGCTGTCCCGCAATTCCAACGTAAACCTCGCTAAAGTCGAAGCCCGTCCTACTTCTTACGTCTGCAACAACCGTCTCGATAGCCTTAACCGTCTCGTCAATATTCTGAACCATTCCACGCTTAACCCCTGTTGATACGGTCTTGCTGTGTGCAACAATTTTTAGCCGGCCATTGCTTTCGAGCTTTCCTACAAGGGCAACAATCTTAGTTGTTCCCAAGTCAATAGCTACAACATATTCGCTTTTGCTGGTCATAATACTTTATTTTTGCAGATTACCTGATTCTTGTACTTTAAGTTAATGACGCTATACTTATTCCACCCCTCGCGAGGAAGAGCGTTCTTGTAAAAAACAAGCAGATTTTTGAGCTTCGCCTGAAAGTCCTCAAAAGAGCCCAACAGCACCGTATGGTTGCCCACACGGGTGGTTAGCTCAATATCGTTGGGATTGTTTATGTAGATCTGCTCTATTTGAGCATTCCAGAACTCGTCGTTTCGAACATAGGTCACAAAGTCGAACAGCTCCGGCAGCAGCCCCTTTCGATAGGTGCTATCCTTCGATGTATCCACAACCCTTACACGGGCACCCTTGCTTTTCTTTAGGTTGATGTTGCCATTTACCACCACCACATCCGCCGCCGAGCGCTCCGATAGCGGAATAACGTACCCATCCCTGTCGATGTAGCAGCTGCTGCCATCGGTGTTGTAGATGCGCATGATAACCTCGCGCTGCTCCACCTCAATTCTCAAGACACCACTCACCGTAGTATACACCTCTGCCCTCTTTATGAAGGGCATCTCAAGAATTTGATTCTCGATACGGTTGGTGTTGATCTTCGAGAGACGGGTTCCGATCAGCTTCTTTACAACCTTGTTCGCATTTGCGATGATGTCATCCGTGTTGATAAAGCGGTTTAGCGTGCTATCGGCAATCACCACCTCTACCCTACGGCATACGGTTCCTTTCTCCTTATCCTTTACAAAGAAAATGGAAATACCGAGGTAGGTGAGAATCCCCACCCAAACAATGATAGTCCCTACAATAGCCCATTTTCTTTTCTTGATCTTCATCTTATTTTACGCTGTATCTTGTTTTAAGCATTTCGGCAATTGGCTCTACCAGCTTATCGATATCGCCCGCACCAATGGTCATCAGCACGTCGATATCTCGCTTGCCAAGCACATCCAGCAATTCGCTCTTCGCAATAAGAACTTTGTTTGGTGTGGTAATCTTATCGAAGATTATCTGCGAGGTAACCCCCTCTATTGGCAGCTCGCGCGCAGGATAGATGTCGAGCAGGATAACCTCGTCGAGGAGGCTAAGGCTCTGCGCAAACCCCTCGGCAAAGTCGCGAGTACGGGTGTAAAGGTGTGGCTGAAAGATTCCGCATACCTTACGGTTAGGGAACATCGCCTTTACCGATGATATCGATGCGCGCAGCTCCTCGGGGTGATGCGCGTAGTCGTCCAAGAACGTTAACGTTGAGGTATTAATGTGGAAGTCGAAGCGACGTTTTACCCCACCAAACGATGCAAGAGCACGCTTAAGCGCCTCGGTATCGTCGGTTACGGTAAGCGCTAGAGCCACCGCCGCAATGGCATTCTCCACATTAATCCACCCAGGCACGCCAAGAGTACAAGCCTCAATTCGTGTCTTTGGGGTGATAATATCGAAGGTGTAGGTTCCATTCGCGTTTCGAGCAATGTTCTCCGCATGGAAGTCGCCACCCTTATCAATCGAATAGCGGTATACCGAAATTTCCTTATTCTCCAAAGGAACCTCTACACCTTGCTTTACAACCAATGCTCCACCTGGCTTAATCTGGTTGATAAAGTCGCCAAACGAACGAAGCACCGCCTCGTGCGAGCCATAGATGTCTAAATGGTCGGCATCGGTAGAGGTGATAATAGCGGCATTAGGGAAGAGCTGCAAGAACGAGCGATCGAACTCGTCAGCCTCAGCCACCAGCACATCATTCTTCGATAGCAGCAGGTTGCTGCTGTAGTTCTTGGCAATTCCGCCAAGGAATGCGTTAACGCCACCCAAAGCCTCCATCAACAGGTGCGAGAGCAGCGTGGATGTGGTAGTCTTACCATGCGTTCCAGCAACACCAAGTGTCCGCTTCGATGCAGCAATAACGCCAAGTGCTACGCTACGCTTAATCACCTTAAAGCCATTGCTCAATAAATAAGTTAACTCGCTATGATCGGCAGGTACAGCAGGCGTATAAACGACCAACGTATCATTAGGATTATTCCTAAAATCGGTTGGAATTAGAGAGATGCTATCATCGTAATGTACATGAATACCCTCGGAGGCAAGCGCACGGGTTAACTCCGTTTCGGTACGGTCGTAACCAGCCACCATAAATCCTTGATGGTTGAAGTAGCGAGCCAGAGCGCTCATTCCAATGCCTCCAACACCTACTAGGTACACGTATTTGTATGATGGTATCTCCATACTATTCTATTAGCTTCAAAATTTCGTTAGCAATGCGTTCTGCCGAGTTGGCAATACCCAACTTGGCTATGTTTTTAGAAAGTTCTTCGCACTTTTCGGGATTACTGACCAGTGCTACCACCTCCTTCATCAAACGCTCGTTGCAGTAGGCATCGGTAACCAGCAGCGCTGCATCTACATTTACAAGTGCCATCGCATTTTTGGTTTGATGATCTTCCGACACGTTTGGTGATGGAACCAAGATGCAAGGTTTTGACACAAGGCAAAGCTCCGATATTGTTCCTGCTCCAGCACGCGATACAACCACATCGACAACTGCAAAGGCAAGATCCATCTTGTAGATAAAGTCCATAACCTTTACGTTGGTTGCTCCCGACTCCTCTACAGCCTTCTTAGATTCGCCAATGTAGAATTTTCCAGTTTGCCATAGCAGCTGGAAATCCTGCTCCTTAATCTCATCTAACCGAGCAGCAATTGTCCGGTTGATGGTACGAGCACCAAGGCTACCGCCAAGAACCAACACCGTTTTCTTATTTGGATCTAAGCCAAAGAAGGTGTATGCCTCAGCACGCTTCTCCTCCAAATTCACCAAATCCTGACGAACTGGATTCCCCGTTTTTATAATAGACTGTGCTGGGAAAAATCTCTCCATTCCATCGTAGGCAGTACAAATACGCTTTGCCTTTTTAGATAGAATCTTATTGGTTACACCAGCGTATGAGTTTTGCTCCTGGATAAGCGTTGGTATATCCTTGCGGTTTGCCATATAGAGCACTGGACCGCTGGCATATCCGCCAACCCCAACTACAGCATCTGGCTTAAATTCATCAATCACGCGACCAGCCTCACTTAAGCTCTTCATAAGCTTAAAGGGAACCGAGAGATTCTTTAGCGTTAGGCTACGCTGGATTCCTGCAATTGGGAGCCCTACAATCTCGTAACCTGCAGCAGGTACCTTCTCCATCTCCATTCTACCCTGAGCACCTACAAAAAGTATCTCGATGGTTGGATCGATAAGCTTTAACGCGTTGGCTATTGATATAGCTGGATAGATATGCCCACCAGTACCTCCACCCGATATAATAATTCTTCTACTCATTTACCAATTCCTCCTCTGGCTCTTTTTCGGGCTTAGCGTCCGATTGTTCCACTTTTTCTTTCTCTGCAGGTTTTATATCTACAATCTTTCGGGTTGCGCTTTGAATAAGTCCAAAGACAGCGCCCGTCATCCAAATAGAGCTACCACCCATACTTACAAAAGGTAGGGTTTGCCCCGTTACTGGGAATACCCCAACGGCTACTCCCATATTTATCATTGCCTGAATAACAAGCAACAGTATAAGCCCCATCGTCAGAAACGCGGGGAATGTTTTATCCGTTTTTTTGACAATAATCCCAGCTCTATACAAAAGCGCTAGGTATATCATTAGAATTACAAAGCCACCAATAAGTCCATATTCCTCTATGATGATGGCAAAAATAAAGTCGGAATAAGGGTGTGGCAGATAGTTACGCTGTGTGCTGTTACCCGGACCTTTTCCAAATACGCCACCTGTTGCCACTGCAATCTTCGACTGATCTGCCTGAAAGGTGTCATCCTTTGTAGGCTTTTTCGTCTTTCCATCGCCCACAAACGTGTGGTAGCGCTTCTCCCAGGTAGCAATACGGTGCTTCTGAATACCAGTTGCCTGAGCTATTAGCACAAATACTACAAATAATACCACCGCACCAACGCCCGTTAGTAGGATATGCTTAGTACTCACACGCCCAATAAACATCAAAATCACGCAAACCATTCCAAGCATGGCAGCGGTAGAGAAGTTATTTGGCAAAATAATAAGGCATATAACGCCCACAACGGCAATAATCTTCAGGTAAACCGTCCACTCCTTAATATCATTCTGATGCGCCGCCAACATGTGTGCCACATACATAATCAGCGCAACCTTAGCAAAGTCAGAACTCTGGAAAGTAATCCCTCCAATAGATATCCAACGCGCTGCATCATTAAGATTAGACCCCATAGCCATAGTAACCAACAGCAATGGAATGCTAAACCAAACCAGCAACTTGGAAAGTTTTTGGTAGAACCTCAAGTCGAGAAGATGCACAACGTAGGCAATAGCAATACCTGAAAACACGAAAAACAGCTGCTTAAGAAGAAAACGAAAAGTTTCGCCATGATACTTTGAGTATGCCAGCGTACCGGTTGCCGAGTATACCACCAGAATGGATACTACTGCAAGTACCGTTAACATAGCCCAAATTACAGGGTCTCCCTTAAAATGTTTAAGCAGGCGATTCATCGTCTATAGGTTTCTAACTGCGTTTTTAAACTTGCGTCCTCTATCCTCGTAGTTCTCGAACAGGTCGAAACTGGCACATGCTGGCGAAAGCAGCACCACATCACCTTCAACTCCTAGTTTGTAGGATTCCATAACTGCATCTTCGGCAGATTGGGTATCGATAATGATAGGAATCATATCCTTAAAGGCTTCATGAATCTTAGCGTTATCCACACCAAGACAAACTATAGCCTTAACCTTTTCGTTTACCAAACTTGCCAAGGTCGAGTAGTCGTTGCCCTTATCAACTCCGCCAACAATCCAAATAACATTCTGGC
This window of the uncultured Acetobacteroides sp. genome carries:
- a CDS encoding helix-turn-helix domain-containing protein, yielding MRTDISFSSLDLLVFFGFSQTLIVAIFFIKNRDKHQANLYQGLLLLALALGAIEYLLNSTGYIVRVLAISNINEPLNFAIGPLLYLGLKCTIYPNSNQKGAWRHFIPTLFWLCYMTFYFIQPDECKYNSYIKGMHPNWQYLPYESNIVEDPLAIRQYCNELSMLHMLTYITLSVRLFLQKIQSENQSFFRITNRQLANKRSEMIHFAVITLTYIVTKLTFGMGTETGVYMFSYCTILMTIMTFRIINDSSYFDQQHSIIELPFSKYQKSSLSDDKKEQILGKIKEEMEGNLYFTNNLASLSGLAKQINESNHHVSQVINEQLNKSFFELLATYRIEHATMLMRGNDGAKQTIEELAEQVGYNSKSSFNTAFKKHMQLTPSEYRKQL
- a CDS encoding outer membrane beta-barrel family protein, with translation MRLKQLSRIILLVGPLALDSAHAASNKGTITGKIIDKMSRQPIPYVAVSLGQLPDTIIKKSAQTDEQGNYSFSQVDDGRYVITAYMVGYGRKHSKPVGCRQNTVIAEELVLENTIIKEVVVKGKRPAIEQKADRTVLNVENSASASAENAYEVLSKAPGVTIDKEESISIKGREGVMVTINDKPTYLSGSDLISYLKMIHATEIDKVEIISTPPARYEAAGNTGIINIKLKKNNKVGINGAIGTTISITNKLTAGTGFSLNMRRGKVNTFGSFNFGNRDGRNSSYTDRILATDTARIALNSKANSTGEECGYRTGVDYELSNRHTLGILVLGSKNNDRNLVRTHNDLFLKNGDIAKYLNTNNNETTHQRSNMLNANYRMSIDTNGRALNVDVDYVEYKKDAGQDSKTAYFKPSGENFGPDQHLKNQTPSRIYIKSFRIDYTHPFSKTMLLEAGIKGSSVSSDNNMRYDKYSNSSNSWEVDNGRSNHFKYYEDILAAYTSLAYERNGWSLKGGLRAEETWSKGNSVSIRQTTRRSYLNLFPTLFVQRSINTSNSLGISYNRRIDRPSYHKLNPFEFRVDEYTYQEGNPYLNPQYTDNIEVNHAWKNMVFTSLRYSHTKDVQVDVPEEMAVKESVDNNSQTIKAIKAVARNLHSLSCFMLSVSANLNPTPWFVTYNNFTALNNEYRRGDQESRNSKLTYAFASYNSFILPHQFIFQISLRYNSAVAYGLADIDAKHWIDLSLKKDFLKNKLTARFSIDDVLYSQIDKAYIKYDGMNLYNKAIGNTQIIRLSLTYRFVGNDGKQERQRSTSSEEEMSRTGK
- the ftsZ gene encoding cell division protein FtsZ produces the protein MLNDDLMNFDLPTGEPSIIKVFGVGGGGGNAVNHMHKLGIKDVEFVIGNTDSQALAKSPIPIKIQLGDSLTQGRGAGNKPEVGMEAANEALDTIVEVLSEDTKMVFITAGMGGGTGTGAAPVIAKAAQDLGILTVGIVTLPFRFEGPKRFNNALEGIQKMQTYVDSLLVINNERIREIYGNLQLSESFAKADDVLAIAAKGIAEIITVHGSINVDFADVETVMRGSGVALMGSGRASGPDRAKIAVEMALNSPLLNNCNIQGAKNILYNIRSGQSEITMDELGLIGDYIQNSAGNGADVIWGNGIDPSLSDEITITIIATGFSSSVIPELQSMTPPQVTKVPLPDNTPSEEKPEYVVLSLDDEEIVQESEAYVDQDELVEADGGFTVRTIQRPLSSQGARPAQGANKYELTDRRIEEMEKRPAYERRRQNPESTMRENDQLSRFTISEESSLLIRPDNSYLYDNVD
- the ftsA gene encoding cell division protein FtsA — protein: MTSKSEYVVAIDLGTTKIVALVGKLESNGRLKIVAHSKTVSTGVKRGMVQNIDETVKAIETVVADVRSRTGFDFSEVYVGIAGQHIKGIKNRGLINLESYDAEVSKEDVRRLIDDMYKIPLEPGDRILHVLPQSFMVDNEVGIKNPVGISGRRLEGNFHIVVGQVAAMKNIEKCIERAGLSVKELMLEPLASARAVLTEDEMEAGVALVDIGGGTTDLAIFHEGIVRHTAVIPFGGNVVTEDIKKGCSILQRQAEQLKVQFGSAIGDAAPSDKIVTIPGISGREPKEIRFSSLAHIIQCRMEEIIDHLSYQIANSGYGEMLNAGIVVTGGGSQLKDLSQLFTLHTGYDVRIGQPNINTVANTDNEMNSPMHATGIGLMLLGFEDMIKREEDEEKAKAKVVEEPAPEEHLEPTLDELTPKTVKPMKTKSIKESSFIRKIKQNIGDLFSDDDISFDQKS
- a CDS encoding cell division protein FtsQ/DivIB, with protein sequence MKIKKRKWAIVGTIIVWVGILTYLGISIFFVKDKEKGTVCRRVEVVIADSTLNRFINTDDIIANANKVVKKLIGTRLSKINTNRIENQILEMPFIKRAEVYTTVSGVLRIEVEQREVIMRIYNTDGSSCYIDRDGYVIPLSERSAADVVVVNGNINLKKSKGARVRVVDTSKDSTYRKGLLPELFDFVTYVRNDEFWNAQIEQIYINNPNDIELTTRVGNHTVLLGSFEDFQAKLKNLLVFYKNALPREGWNKYSVINLKYKNQVICKNKVL
- the murC gene encoding UDP-N-acetylmuramate--L-alanine ligase, coding for MEIPSYKYVYLVGVGGIGMSALARYFNHQGFMVAGYDRTETELTRALASEGIHVHYDDSISLIPTDFRNNPNDTLVVYTPAVPADHSELTYLLSNGFKVIKRSVALGVIAASKRTLGVAGTHGKTTTSTLLSHLLMEALGGVNAFLGGIAKNYSSNLLLSKNDVLVAEADEFDRSFLQLFPNAAIITSTDADHLDIYGSHEAVLRSFGDFINQIKPGGALVVKQGVEVPLENKEISVYRYSIDKGGDFHAENIARNANGTYTFDIITPKTRIEACTLGVPGWINVENAIAAVALALTVTDDTEALKRALASFGGVKRRFDFHINTSTLTFLDDYAHHPEELRASISSVKAMFPNRKVCGIFQPHLYTRTRDFAEGFAQSLSLLDEVILLDIYPARELPIEGVTSQIIFDKITTPNKVLIAKSELLDVLGKRDIDVLMTIGAGDIDKLVEPIAEMLKTRYSVK
- the murG gene encoding undecaprenyldiphospho-muramoylpentapeptide beta-N-acetylglucosaminyltransferase, whose product is MSRRIIISGGGTGGHIYPAISIANALKLIDPTIEILFVGAQGRMEMEKVPAAGYEIVGLPIAGIQRSLTLKNLSVPFKLMKSLSEAGRVIDEFKPDAVVGVGGYASGPVLYMANRKDIPTLIQEQNSYAGVTNKILSKKAKRICTAYDGMERFFPAQSIIKTGNPVRQDLVNLEEKRAEAYTFFGLDPNKKTVLVLGGSLGARTINRTIAARLDEIKEQDFQLLWQTGKFYIGESKKAVEESGATNVKVMDFIYKMDLAFAVVDVVVSRAGAGTISELCLVSKPCILVPSPNVSEDHQTKNAMALVNVDAALLVTDAYCNERLMKEVVALVSNPEKCEELSKNIAKLGIANSAERIANEILKLIE
- a CDS encoding FtsW/RodA/SpoVE family cell cycle protein produces the protein MLTVLAVVSILVVYSATGTLAYSKYHGETFRFLLKQLFFVFSGIAIAYVVHLLDLRFYQKLSKLLVWFSIPLLLVTMAMGSNLNDAARWISIGGITFQSSDFAKVALIMYVAHMLAAHQNDIKEWTVYLKIIAVVGVICLIILPNNFSTAAMLGMVCVILMFIGRVSTKHILLTGVGAVVLFVVFVLIAQATGIQKHRIATWEKRYHTFVGDGKTKKPTKDDTFQADQSKIAVATGGVFGKGPGNSTQRNYLPHPYSDFIFAIIIEEYGLIGGFVILMIYLALLYRAGIIVKKTDKTFPAFLTMGLILLLVIQAMINMGVAVGVFPVTGQTLPFVSMGGSSIWMTGAVFGLIQSATRKIVDIKPAEKEKVEQSDAKPEKEPEEELVNE